Below is a window of Strix uralensis isolate ZFMK-TIS-50842 chromosome 8, bStrUra1, whole genome shotgun sequence DNA.
TACTTTGGGTTAGAGCTGCTGTTGACTACCTACCTACAAATCTGCTGAGTGGCTTCAAAATCccaaaacatgaaagaaacagaaaaacattttgttttgtagcATCAAGTGGAACAGACACAGGCACCAATCCCCAAGTAAACACGATTTGACTTCCGTGCCTTCTGAATGGAAAGAcattcccccccctccctttcaCCTAAGCAGTGGATGTTTTGTTAACTCCAATTGTACTTACTGTGGTacgcttttttaaaaaagaaattaaaaaattaagggaatttttattcttcataaaCTTCATGCTCTTCATCCATTATAACATAAAAAACAACATTAGGGCACTGGGATTCCTTAGTTTAGAATCATGACACATAGGATGCATattgagatatttaaaataattaatagcataaagaaaaaccaaaactatTTCGCTGGATGAGACGTTCTTTTGAGGCACGTTTTAATTTTCAGATTCATCAGTATTGACTCTTGCTACTTGAGGGGGTGATGCATTAGGTGCTATAGGGACTCCAGTTGAGTCCATTCTCAGTAGTTTTGCATACACTGGGAGTTCATTCTAAGTGGAGAAATTGGGCATCACATGAGGATATTTTGGCTGCAAAGGACGCTTAAAATACACTGTATTAAAATGTTTCGGACACTTATGCTTTGGCATGTATTTATCTGTTAGTCAAATCGCTGTGTGGCACTCGAGAACACCTTGCTTGCCAGATTCTCGGAGAGGTGCCTACGGGTTGTGTTCTGGTACAGGTTTTAATTAATGGGGTCACTCTGGGAGGTATTGGTGTGGAGAAATGAGGCATATGCTAAGTCAAGCCGCTTTTTGAAATGCCTGTGATACTGTCTCTGAATTAGTATGCAGAATGCCTGTTTCTTATGGATTTAACGTGCCTGGGAGTAGAGGGATTTCAGTCTCCTGCTTTAATCCAATCttgttttactgaattatttattatttgcaagTGATGGGAAAGGTTGGTTCATGCTTTTAAAGAATGGCTGTGAGATGTTACAGGGCAAAGCGCCTGTTTTTAAATTGAGGGCAGGAATCCAAGATGCCAGGCCTGCTTCCTGTATATTTGATATAGAAACCATGAGTGAATGTGAAAAGATCTTCTTGATATGATTTAAAGTAGACCGAAAAGTGGGATACCTTAGTATTAAAAATTTGTGCTTGAattactgttttcattatttattttgacttttaaCCAATAGTTACTATTTTTGTTATTCTAACAGAAAGTTGAAATAGTCTTTTGCTGTATATCCATGTAGTAAATCTATGTGGGTATGTATTAGTCCTTTCGCACGTGGGGGTTTGAGTGTGCACTGTCACATTTCTGTAGCTCCTAATATTTATTTAGAAGTTACTCTGAAGAGGTATATTGATTACATAAGGGTTATATTTGAACAGGGGTTTCTAATAACAACACACAGTACTTTCCTAGCCAGCTATTCCACTGGAACACATACAGCATAGACAAAATGAGAAAAGTGTAAATTCTTGGTGTTTTAAATAACAATGTGACTATACAAAATACcaaatttttttaacataaccTGGAAACCATAAGGTTTTCCATTATGACATGCCCAGATAAATTATCCAGAATGTGCAAAAATGACCGTCCTAATTGTTCGTGGTTTTCTAACAGGACTTAAACCCAACTTTATTCAGTCAGTACTTGAACTATTTTTTAGCAGGAAGAATACCGAGACAAAACCCTTGCAGGCTATCTGAGAGCATCTTGTCTGCGGACATGTTGTACAATGTGGTGAACTCTAAAGGCACCGAACTTGAAGttcaaaaatcttaaaatgtcATTCACCTTAGATCTGATTGGCAGCATCAGGAGCTGAGAGCATGGGAATTAAATTCACCAAGGTTATCTATTACTCTTACATATTTCAGCATTCTAAAAAAGCTTAGGAAAGTGACTGGACTAGAATGTCTATGCTTtattccagggaaaaaaagtatttatttagtGAGCTCACAAAGCACAGTATCTATTCCAGAACAGTTTTTGGTACATCTATCCTGATTAACATCTTAATGTAAATAAAGAATAACAAACTACATTCTGTGGAAGCTTGCACTCCTTTTCAGCTGTGAACACTTACTATAAAGCATATTACAATTTCATATTGCAATTTTTGTTGGAAGAAAGAATGAACTATCAACAGCTGTCCAGCCTTTATGAGCCACTCAAGGTACAGTAGCTCTGCTGTATCTGTTCTTCAGTCATCTCTTTTTCAGACTGATGAGTTTACGTAGTTGTGTCTTGCATGGAAGCCCTTTCACGGCTCTGAATATCCAGAGAGTCCTTTTCTAAAACTTAATTTCAAGATCTGCTGTAGCCTTTCTCAGACAAGGGGAGTGAGTGATGGAGAAACCCCAATTACAAGGAGCATTTATATAGGTGAACTGACAGTTTATACAGTCATGTTCTCTATACCTTTCCTAGTATTTCCTACCATGTGGCTGTTTTTTCTGACTCCTGTTACACACTGAACTAATACTTTAACAAAGTTATTCATCTTAATCTTCAGATCTTGCTTCTGAATAGTAATGGCCAATTCAGAGCTTATCATTCTGTACTCAGTGTCAAGATATCTGTGTACCTCGGTTTGCATTTGTCTGTGTGAATATTACCTGTCATCATAACCAAATCTTCTAAGGCTCTTGTAAAGCTCTTCTGTTGACCCTTGTGTTAAGTATCTGAGATATCATTGCCAGCAAACTTCCTTGCATTCATGGTATTTAGGTTGCCATATCAATCTGCAAAAAGGTACAGAGTTTTGCAGAATTCACTGGTGACTTCCTTCCCTCCACCTAGGGATCTGTTATTACTGAGTCCCTaatctttctttcctgtattCTAATCAATGGTGTGTCCATGCAAGACTATTTCCTCTTACCCTGCATTTTTTTTAGCGCCCTTAAAACTTTTGGCAAGGAACCTCTTAACAGCTTTTGGAAAGTTGAGTATTCTGTATCAGTCACATTTCCATAATCACGGAGTATCAGCCTTTTCCAGTAATACAGAAGTTTTTTATTAGGTATTAACAGTTGTTCTTACTGAACAACTCTTTAAGGATTCTTAGATAATTGATGATGTAATGAGAGAGAGAGGCAGGCTGCTGTTTATAATTAATAAGATAACCCTGTAGACTGTTGGATACTTGGTTTCTTTTAGTCTTTAGCCAGTTTGAAAACTCTCTGTGACCTCCTTTTATCTTCACTGCTGTGATGAGGTCTGAGTTCATCTTCTGAAAGACCATTACAtgctaaagaaaagaaagctatTAGTGTGTATTATAAACAACAATAGAGGCAGGCTTTCTCTTTGGAGAATGTCAATTTGTGTTGCATTTATAATAATTTGTTATATAATAATGATCTCGTTAAATGCAACTTAATACGTGTAtcttcaaagtaatttataaagaaaaaaaatcggTACCTAATTAGAAAGTGTTCAGTACTAAAAAATAGTGTTCTCATGAAACAAATACAGGGTAGAGCAAAAATTGGAAGTCATGCATCCATAAGTGAATCATGGAATACACTCACTCATGATTCCTTCTACAGAAATGCATATGATAGACTTAGACATTTTGCAGCTCAGAACAGCAGGAATATACTATGAACAAAAATGCTAAGTAGCTGTATTATAGTATGGACAGTTTTATTTAATCTCAAGAGCTTGAATGTGTCTGTGTAATGAAAGTATGCAAACTCTTCTCTTATAGCAGGCAAGGACAGAATGGTAGCTTTCAACGTAAGTGTTCTTACCAtgataaaaaaaagcattttctttagaTTCAGTTATTTCCATTAGATTAATATTTTAATCATAGAAACCTGGTAGCAAAAAGCTGATACATATGGGATGTTTGTGTTTTCGTATATGGACTTTATCTAATAGAGTATGAAGCATTTCATATCATATTGAATATTGTTGAAATGCTGGTCTTTACTTAGCATTGATGTTTTGAATTCCAGGAAATGACCTTGTAAAGATGGaagtaagaaaaggaaattagCCTATGTTAGAAACTCTCTGggagggaaaatgaagaaaagaaaggcagtgcAAACAAAGGGGAATGACAGAGGCTGAATCAGAGAAAGGTGGGGATTTTCACAGAGAATGAGGAATGTATGGAGTGTGGGTGAAAGGTGTCTGACAGTTTTTCAGGTCTAGAAATGCTCACTTAATCTTTCCAGAAACTCAATAGTCTCTTCCAATAGTACCAGTTAATTAAAAATCCCACACAGACCAAAACCCCCTATTTGCACTAACGTTGTCTTGCTACTGTGGTACTCCACTACAGAGAAATCCAGCATACTTTAAGAGTTTCAAGTGCGACTGGACATGAATGTTACAGAAAGCCACAGCCAGCTGTTCGAAAACCCCAGCTTTGTGCCTGTCTGTGTTTTAACCCCATTCCCACTGGCTCCTCTGACTGCTGTTCTGGACTGCcattaaactgtatttctaaagGAGCTGCTAATATTTATGGATTTTCTCTTTTATCAGGAAGTGGTGGTAGTCACCAGTGagccagaaagaaaatggaagtccCCATCAATGTGGGTGCTTTCAAGCTAGTGGGATCAATGTTGGAGAAGGAGGGAGGTAAGGTACAAGGTGTTCTGGAGTATCTGGAGTGTCTGGGAGTACATCAACCCAGATAGCTCCCAGGAAGATAACTTTCCCATGCACCAAATAATTTATAGACGTAGGGTATACTTTTCCTTTGGGAATACTCTGGTCTTCCTGCTTGTGCTCAAAACCAGGACCTCCTGCAAATGGTGTAGGCACAGTGACACCACCTCAGAGTCCTGGTGAAGCAAGTTTTTGGGAAGAAACGGAGTAGCAGTGACCACCCTGCTCCCAATGGCCAAGCAGCTACAACCATCATCTTTCTCTGTGGCCGTACATCCAAGCCTTAACACTGTTTCCCATGAGCTTGGTTTGCCTGGTTGCACCTGGACTGTCTAGCAGGGCACAGGTTGAAGTCTGAAAGTCTTTTCTGCCCTGCAGTGACATGTGATAACTTCTGGTGTTCTCATGCACTCTGATGTATTGTTAATAAGGTATGCTTATGTATTACTGAAAATAGTAACTCAATCAAATTGCAGTCTAGGAGCAGCTCTCTCATCGTACCCTTCCCAGTGTTTTAAGTGGGCCAAGGCACGCGCAGGGCATTTATCTGGCATACCTTACGCCTCCATCGTGTGCACTGAGAAGATGCTTTTCTCGTGTGTGCAGAGACTCGTGTGTTTGTGGCATGTGACGACTCCGGCTGTAAGTACGGGAGTGCTGGGAAGTCCCTACCCCGCAGACCCCAGGAGGGACAACAGCCGCGCGTTccatccccccagccccaaacGGAACTCAGCGGTGCCATCTCCCGGCGGCGCGGTTTTTCCCCTCCCAGGCCGAGTACCAGGCCCGGCCGCCACCGGCCTGGCCACCCCCGGGAGCGGGGAACCCGCCCgctctgccctccccgccccgcggctctCCCTGTGTCAGGCCGTGGGCGGCCGCCGCGGTCTCGGCCTCGGCCTCGgcccagcccctcgcccccgcCCCTCACCTCACTTCCCCTCGGCGCGCCCGCCCGGCGCTctgcggcggcggctccgcgcttCCGCCGGCCGCTCGCCCGGCGCTGCCTGCGGGGACCGCCGCCATTTTGTGaggagaggcggcggcggggccggcggccggtCGGTAGCGGTACGTGAGGCGACGTCCCTCCGCCgccagcgaggaggaggaggtgggggccggggccggggccgggctccgCCTCGCAGCAGTGGGGCGGGGGTGCGAGCTGGGCGGCGGGGGAAGCTGTCGGGTAGGAGCGGCTTCACGCCGCCTGGGTCTCCCGTGGGGCAGGTAGCTGTTGCCGGAGAGGAGGGCTAGGGCAGGCGGGCAAGAGGCTGCCGTGCCGCCCGGGGCCCGACGGCGGGGAGCTTCCCAGAGGGGTCACCGCTGGCGGCAGGACGGGACCCTCCCGGGAGCCCGTTAGGGGTGTAGTCTCTTTTGTCAGCCTGGCGTTCTTCCTGAGCAGGGTTTGCCCCCCTCTCCTGAAAGGCTACGGAGTTAGTGAAGAGATTTGTTGCGGGAAGTTCTCTTTAGGTGCGAAAAATGAAGTGGGGAGATCTCTGATTCAAGAGCGAGGGGGAGCAGCCTCCCCCCAGGCACCTGGGGgctgcccctctcctccccgcaGAGCttgtgagctgctgctgcagccgccTCGTCGCTCTGAATTGGTTTGGGTTACTGAGAGAAAAAGCTGTAAACACAGAGATAGCTTTGTGTGTTTTTAGAAAGCTGATGTGAAAAAAAGTTGACAGAGACTGGTATGCACAGTACgattaattcaaaataaaattacgGGATTTTGTGTACTTTACCGACTGTACCACGGTTGGTGAGAACAGCTGACCTTTTCAGAGTTGACTACTTAAAGTGTCAGAATATAATAGTTATGGTTATTTATGGACACTTATTTCAGCTTCCTTGTATTACAGTAGAGGTTTGGCAAATTAATCGTGTAGGTCTTTGCTCTTTCTTTGATACCCTGAACAGACAGAGCTGGACTCTAAACAGATCTCAGAGTTTACAGCCTTTTTAAATTTGAGTGGACTTTGAAAAGGACAACTAAAGGAGTGGTCTTGGGTGGGTCCTGTACTAAATTTTGCATCCTTTTCAAAACtgataattttgtttgtttgttttttcatagCTTAGAAGAATGCATGTTTTGCTTCTATATTTCATCTTAGAAACAACTAAACTGTCCAGGTATTTAAATATGACTGACTCTCAAAATGCATAAATTTCCAGACAGATAATGAAAAAGTGTTTATTCAACTGCAAACGTCTAATACTGAAAACTAACTGTAGGTGGATCTCTCTGTATTGTTCCATGCTTCCACTGTTATTTTAAAGTATAGCTTTACATTGCATCAACATTGTTAAGACCAAGATCATTTTTAAACAAGGCAGTTGCTGGATCTTTTCAGAGAATGAGAGGTGGTTTCTACATTGCAAATATATTTCTTGGACTTCAATTTATTTGTGGTAACAGTAATATGTACCTTTCTCAATGGCGGTAGTTTCTAACAACTATAACAATTTGCTTTCTAGTGCACTGAAGCATGTTTTTACCAAGATCTGTTAAAGTCAAGAGGACTGCTGATGAGGACAAAAGTTGtacagctaagaaaaataaattgtgttcCGGAGGATGTTTGCTAGAAGAGACCACTGAGTTCCAAGACTGTAAGTCAGTTAGAACAGAAACTTCTGCTTCAGAATGCAATCTGAATGAAGTTGTACAAGAACACACAGAACCTGTAGCTGGAGACCTTGGCATTTCTAATACCACTTTGGGAAAGGACAACCAGAATCCTGATGAAGATAGCTCTTTGGAAGAACCCATAAAATCCTTCAGCAAATCCCAGCGTTGGGCAGAACCTGGAGAACCTGTATGTGTTGTGTGTGGTCGCTACGGAGAGTATATCTGTGACAAAACAGATGAAGATGTTTGTAGCTTGGAATGTAAAGCCAAACACCTGCTACAAActcaagcaaaggaaaaaaagctaaaatctGATAAattcacagaagcagaaaatccAGCAGAAACTCACCTGCATAATGCACCTTATTTCTACAAAGATCATTCCTTTATTTTAGGTTTGCGAGATGAGCAGGTTGAGAACCTTAAACTGCAGCTAGGTATTGCTGTCCAGGGCCAGCAAGTTCCAAGACCTATTGTAGAGTTTGAACACTGTGGTTTTCCTGAAACTTTAAACCATAACTTAAAGAATTCTGGCTATGAAGTCCCAACTCCCATCCAAATGCAAATGATCCCTGTTGGACTATTAGGGAGGGATATTGTGGCTAGCGCAGACACAGGCTCTGGAAAAACAGCAGCCTTCCTGCTCCCTGTTATTATGAAGGTTTTGAAAGAGGTAATGAAACTTCGTATGTTTAGAGAAAGTAGTCTGCAACTTTGTCTCTTGGATTTCCAATGTAACTGAGAATGTAATTGCAGTGGTTTTTACTGACATTCaatgatttattttacttttgattGATGGAGCATTGGTTCTTGGAGGGAGGGGAGTTGctgattattttaaatgattttgaatgttttttcaCTTTGGTCAGGTGATAAAGCAACTCTATTAATATTACCTAATATACAGTTTCTCCTTGTTAAGAAAGGTAACTAAATGCTGTGGTAAACTTCCTAAatgatttaaaatagaaaatgaaaataattccaGGCCTTCTGCAGGAAGTTGTTACTGTATCTTCATGTGTCAGGTGGCTGAAAGAGATTTTTTGGCATTTGCATAATTGCACAGAGTAATTTCTCTTGGAATATGTTCAGCTGACCATCAAATGATTACAGGAATTTGGGGTTATATAATTTCTGAAATCCTGTAGCTATGTGGTCTCCCCTTTGATACTGTGGGAAAAAGCAATTAAGAAAACTTTTGCTTCATAAGGACATGAACGTATTATGAGAAGTAATGCCAGATAGTATTCTGTACCTTGTGTGTGGTTAAGTATTGCTTTTTGCTTTAGTGGTTTTGTTCAAAAAGAGATACAtaagaatatatttgaaaattctGGACCTGATTCTAGTTGATGTTCTGGATTATTTAGATGCCTTTATAGATACATACGTATACACACAAACGTGTGTGTgtctaatttttttcaaatgaataatttaaagatTATTTAAGTAACTCTTTTAATCTTAAAAGTACTCTAGCATTAATTTTAAGAATGGAAGCATTATATAAGAGAATTTAAGAACAGAGGTATTACACTCCAGTACCTCTTGTGTCTGATTATCATTAAAGTCTCCAAGACACTTATATGCTTATAATAACATGCATAAAATTGGACCCTCAATGAATAATACTTAATTCTCTACATGAGCTTTCTCATTCTTCATCTTGAGGGTACAAGTTAATGCATATGTcaagaaagaattttaatttattgtttaaaataattttaatttttaatgtaaaagagaGATGAGATGTTAAGAGCATAAGGGTAATCTGGTTATGAGATATTTGACAGTTCCTGGCTTCTCCACATTCTATGTAGATACCTTTTTTTATGGTGATAAGTTGTTGAACATTGTTGCCCGCTTGAAAACAACTCAGAAAGCCCTTCTTGACACAAGTATTTAACTGTGTAGTTCCTTTGATGATTCAGTGGCAAAGGAACAACCTCCTACTGTTGGTCACTTGTAAATATTGCGGTTGAAGACCAGAAAGAAGCACATACTATGCAGAAAACTGCTAAGTGAATTCGTGATTGTAGTATTAATATATGACAGAGCTTTGCTTATTTGCTGAAGAGGTGATCAGTATTATTGAAATAATGTGTCTTGGAGCTAGAccattattctgccttttttttttctttttcttccattctacCTTACGTTCTTTATTACTTTGTTAGTATTTGTTAACTGGAGTTAGGAATCTATATTAATCTGAGAGGAATTACTACCCTGTAATTTTGTGTTTCCTGGGTTGAAGAAGTATCAGTGAGGTGATAATTTGGTTGAAGATCCTTCTAtatggaacaaaacaaaaaataacttaaaGACTGTACCACTTTAATGATTCATCTCCACCTGGCTGAATAAAGTGGGTCAGAGGGgctattaattttgtttttaaatttcagagaCATGTTTTTGCTGTATAAAATTTCTACCACTGCTTATCTTCTCTGGCTAATACTTAATGTTTTTACTTAGTGGTGTGCAAGACAGTAAAGGGAGATAGTCTGTTCTTGTAATATCAAGacttctaaaaacattttttggtGATCTCTAGATCCAGATAGCATCCTGTTTTGAGTTCATGtgaaatttattctgaatttctgttACAGATTCAGTGAAATAACTAAAATAGAAAAAGGCAATCTTTACAAATTACTACTACCTTTCTGGGCCTTTTTTTGTTGTCAGGAAGCTATTCTAACAGTGTACTTACACATGCaataagtttttgttttcaaaagttgAGTAATTTGAAGAATAGACTTCCTTGGCCTGGGTTATTAAAGGTGGTATATTCCCTTAGTACCTTCTGTCTTGAGATGGAAAGGGTATTAGAAATCTAATTGTATCCACAGTCGCTGCactatataatttatatttttagtaTTGGAAGATTTAATCTTGAAAGCTTTTTATCTAAATAATAAAGCAATTCCATGTTCAGCACATTTCTCCCCCTCTTTCTAGACAGAAACTCCATCTGCCCTCATTTTGGCACCAACAAGGGAGTTAGCAATTCAGATAGAGAGACAAGCTAAAGAACTGATGGCTGGTTTACCAAACATGAGAACAGTTCTCGTGGTAGGAGGTTTACCACTGCCACCACAGCTTCACCGTCTCAAGCAAAGCGTTAAGGTAAGGACTCTAGTGTAGAAAGATCCTCTAGAGAGTTATTTTCGTGACattcacagaagagaaaaatgttgctCTTGACATGTATGGACATACAAAAATGTGTTGTTCCTAAGTCTAAACTACTAAAATTATTGTTAGTTCTTGAAAATTTTACAgtaatacaattattttttttaaacattttgatttaTGGTTAAACATAtaatagctttttgttttgtttttaaaaaaattcatgcATGATATTGCTGCTTTCAAAGACTTGCCATTTTATTAGACAAGGAGTTGTAATTTACAGCAAAAATAGCTAATTTTTAGTGCAGATTACGTTGCTCGTATATAGACACTTCCATCAGAGTTCTAAAAGGTCCATTTCCTTTTGAGGCTTTATAATTTATTAAGTTATCTATAAAAGTTTTCTGTCTTACTTGAAGGCAAGTAATTTCACTAATTAGTGCCCTTCTCACCTATGTGCTATAACTTCATAGTTTTTCTAGGACAGT
It encodes the following:
- the DDX59 gene encoding putative ATP-dependent RNA helicase DDX59 isoform X1, which translates into the protein MFLPRSVKVKRTADEDKSCTAKKNKLCSGGCLLEETTEFQDCKSVRTETSASECNLNEVVQEHTEPVAGDLGISNTTLGKDNQNPDEDSSLEEPIKSFSKSQRWAEPGEPVCVVCGRYGEYICDKTDEDVCSLECKAKHLLQTQAKEKKLKSDKFTEAENPAETHLHNAPYFYKDHSFILGLRDEQVENLKLQLGIAVQGQQVPRPIVEFEHCGFPETLNHNLKNSGYEVPTPIQMQMIPVGLLGRDIVASADTGSGKTAAFLLPVIMKVLKETETPSALILAPTRELAIQIERQAKELMAGLPNMRTVLVVGGLPLPPQLHRLKQSVKVIIATPGRLLEILKQSSVQLHGIKIVVVDEVDTMLKMGFQQQVLDILEDISQDHQTILVSATIPVGIEHLANQLLHDFVRITIGEKNLPCSNVRQIILWVEEPSKKKKLFEILNDKKLFKPPVLVFVDCKLGADLLSDAVHKITGLQCTAMHSEKSQVERTDILQGLLQEKYEVIVSTGVLGRGLDLVNVKLVVNFDMPSSMDEYVHQVGRAGRLGHSGTAITFINNNSKKLFWDVVKRVKPTGTILPPQLLNSPYLHDQKRREQQRLKQLQNSLVTGDNIMDIIRKHDKNNSQR